TCGGGGCCGCCCGCCTCCGCAAGGGTCCACGCGCCATATCCGACCGCAAACGCGACGAGCAGGAACAGGCCCCAGCCGATCAGCGTCCGGCGCAGCAGCGCCAGCCAGTCGACCCGCGCGCCACCCGCGAGCAGCGCGCCGCCGAGCAGCGCCACCGTGACCGCGATGGTCGCGATCGCCGAGAGGGCAAGCAGCCGGGCCGCCCACAGCGCGGCGACCAGCCCCGCGACCGGCGCGATGAAGATCAGCCCCTGCCACGGTCCGGATGGGTCATATGGGCGAAGGGAGCTGCCGCGCGGCGCCCCTTCCCCGCCCGAAACCCCGCGATGATCGATCATGAAAACCCCCTTCCCCGTAGGCGGCAAGTCAGCACCAGTCGCAGGTTCTTGTCAATATTCCGGCGATTTGCGCGAAGGCGCGCGCCAGCCGATCCGCACCTTGTGGCTCGCCTTCAGCGCCTTCGCCAGCCCGCCCAGCCCCTCGGCGAGCGCGGGGCCGAGGATCAGCCCGAACAGCGAAAAGATGAATTCGAACCCGCTCATATGCCCCCGCAATCAAGCTGTTGTCGTGCCCGGTGCGATCCGCGGCCAATCACCCTGCCCTCACGATCCCGCGACGCCCATCAAGCCCGCGCGGGGGCCCGCCCGCGCAACAATATTCCAAAGTTTACAAAGTTCACGCTCCCCTCGGGTAGAATGATACCCGCCGCACGGAGCGCGGACGAAAAACGGTGTGAGGAAGCCGACTATGCGAAAGAGCGGCGGCGACGCTGGCACGGCGCGATAATGTAGGACAGCGGTTTTTTTTGCGGAAGCCCGACCTGTGGTCATGCCGGTCTCGATCCGGCATCCATTGCCGCGACGTCGATGGACCCCGGATCAGGTCCGGGGCGACGGGGTGCGGAAAAGCCCGTCCCGCAAGCGCGAGGGGCATATCACCCCATCAGCTTCGCGGTGATATCCTGAGCAGCATAGATGCGGATCACCGGCGGCTGCGGCGAGAGGGCGCGCATTTCGGTGACGAAGGCGGCGGAGGCGGGCAGCGCGAAATGGGCGCGCACCGCGGCGATATCCGCCCACTCCTCGATAAAGACGAGACGATCGGGCTGCTCGACATCGACATGGCAGCGATGCCCCAGACACCCCGCCTCGCCGCGCGACCGCGCGCTATGCCCGGCACCGAGCGCGATCATGCGCTCGCGATGCTCGGGGGTGAGGATGACGTGGCCGGTGATGAGGATCATGGACTCATTCTTCAATTCTGCGGAGTGAACACATGAGACTCGCCAGCACAACTCTCCGGCGTGCCATTCTTGCTCCCCTTCCCAAACTGCACTAACTTCACACAATTGGGGGCAAACACATGCTAGATATACTAGGAGTTATCGGACTAATAATTGCTGTCGCCGCGGCATTAGATTTTGCTCTGAAACCTAGCGTCAAAGCGAATATTGGCGCAGCCATATCCCCATCTATCAAAGATATGTCAAACAACGCCTACAAAGGCAGCGAAAAACTTGACAAAATATTCGGTAAAAATCTTCTATCAAAAAGATCTATATCTGTATCAATAATTTTATCGGTAGCTTCTCTTGTATTTTCTTATGTATACGCTTACGTAACGAGCGATTTTTTAATGATCTCTATATTTGATAAATCTCCAAATTTAAATACAATTGCTTTATTTCTACTATTTCTAGTGGGATGCTTAATAGGAGATATAATAAGTTACGCTCAGACAAGAGTATTTCTTAGAACCCTTGATAACAACAAAGGATGGACAGTTTCAACGGGGCTTGCAATTTCAGATTCTATAATAAGCCTTTCAATATTTGTTTTCATTTTTTCTTTGACCAGACTTATCGCTTACCTTTCAATAATTTCTCTGACACCGATGGTCAATCTTGAGCGTAACGAATATATAGACACCGCACAGCTAAAGTATCTGACAGAATACTCCGTTGCCTCCAATCTCTCTAGCAAAACCGATCTTGGATGGCCGATCCTCTTATCTAATGCGACAGCGCAAAAAGATGAGAAACTGGCGAACGCAGCGCTGAACGATTATACAAATCAATTTTTGGATTTGATGCCCGAGGGAGTGGAAGTCGAAAGCAAAGTCACGTTTATATGTGGCGACGATCCAAAAAATTTTGAAGCGTTCTTTCGCGCTCCTCCGCAGACAGTTGCACTTTTAGCAAGAGAAATCTCCACTCGTCGCGGCATACCGCAGTACGGAGAATATCATCAGGAGATTGTCGATACACTCAACAAGAAATCATCTCAGTGGACGCCGCCGAAGAGAGATGTATGCTCTAAACCGATTCTGAAAATTTCTCAAAAAATCAGCTCGGGATCGCTGCTAAAAATCTCTGGAATATTTAATGCGTTCTATGCTTCTTTCGAGAGGACGCTGTATAATTTCTACGAAAACTTTGGATTCAAATTGGCGTCTTACTCTGTCGTAGAACCGATGAACGATATAAGTTTATTTTATGACAGTATAATAATGCAAACTCTTTACGGATTTCTAGGTTTCACCCAGGGTGATTCCAACGCAAACTACTTACTATCTGGATTTTCCGCTAAACCCCAACCTGACTTAGATCGGCTCACCGTTCCGTTCTCTCCGATGCTTGCCTCAAGCCTTGGGGTTTCAATTTTCTTTTGGCTATATTTGGTTTGGCTTGCGATTTGCCAGACAGCGGGTCCCGTTTCGAGGCAAATGGTTAAGCTGTCAGAGCGATTTGACGTTAGGCGGGCTCCGCTGTCAACCGTGGGAATCGCCTTAACCGCCGGACTATTAGTATTTACTGCCGCAAGATACGCGGTTGGCTGGATCTGGAATGCCGTTTTTTGAAATCTGCAAAATGACACTTCCATGACACTCCCTGTCACATACACGTCACACAACTCCCCCAAATGGCCCTCAGCGAGTCGCCGCGGGGGTGGTGGCTTGGATCGGTAACGACCCCCACCACAGGATTATGTCATGCTGCAGAAATTCGCCCTCAAGGCCCTTGGTATCGCTGGTGCCGCGACGTGCGCGCTCGCGCTTTCCGCGTGTCAGGATCAGGCGTCTTCGGGCGGCGGGGCGCGCGATTATATCAGCGCGGTCGGGTCGTCGACCGTCTATCCCTTTGCCACCGCGGTCGGCGAGAAGTTCGCCGAAGCGACGGGTAACAAGACGCCGAAGATCGACAGCACGGGCACCGGCGGCGGCTTCGAGCGTTTCTGCGCCGGCGTCGGCGGCGACACCGCGGACATTTCGAACGCCTCGCGCCGCATCAAGAAGTCGGAGTTCGACACCTGCCAAAAGAATGGCGTCCAGGACATCGTCGAAATCCAGATCGGCATCGACGGCATCGCGCTGGGCGAGGCTTCGCGCGGCCCCGGCTTCAAGCTGACCGAAGAAGATGTCTACAAGGCGCTCGCGGCGAACCCCTATGGCAAGCCGAACACCGCGAAGACGTGGAAGGACGTGAACCCCGCCCTGCCCGCGGTCGCGATTTCGGTTTTCGGCCCGCCGTCGACCAGCGGCACCTATGATGCGTTCAAGGAACTGATCCTCGGCACCGGCTGCGACGCCAATCCCGAGATGAAGGCGCTGAAGGCCAGCGACAAGGACAAGCATGAGGCGACCTGCACGACGCTGCGCGGTTCGCCCTATTATGTCGAGCAGGGCGAGAATGATAACCTCATCATCTCGAAGCTCGACAAGAACCCGACCAGCCTTGGCATTTTTGGCTTCAGCTATCTCGACGCCAACAAGGACAAGATCAAGGCGGTGCCGATCCAGGGCGTTTCGCCGACCTATGCCGCGATCGCCGACGGCAGCTACCCGGGTTCGCGCCCGCTGTTCATCTATATCAAGAAGGCGCATGTCGGCGTCGTTCCGGGGCTGGCCGAATATGTCGCCGAGTTCCTGAAGGGCGCGGGCGAAGGCGGTTATCTGGCCGCCAAGGGCCTGATCGTGTCGCCGAAGGATGTTGCCGACAAGGCGGCGGCGAACGGCACGGGCATGACCGTGCTGGACGGCAGCGAGCTGAAGTAAGTTTCCTCCCGCTGGTGGCTGCGGCGGGTTCGCCCGTCCGGCCACCGTCTTTTTTATCGTCATTGCGAGCGAAGCGAAGCAATCTCCAGCAAGCGTCCAGCCATTTCGATAGCTGGAGATTGCTTCGTCGCTTCGCTCCTCGCAATGACGGGGATGGTTTGACGAGGACCATGTGACCTTTAACGCCGCCGCCCTTTTGCTTTTGATCGCGGGCCTCGCGCTGATCGGCTGGCTGGCCGGTCGCCAGCGGTCGAACCTGCTGGCGAGCCGCGCGGGCACCAAGCTCCATTCGCGTCCGCAATATCATGGCTGGTATGTCGCGCTGTGGCTGTTCGCGCCCGCCGCACTGTTCCTCGCCGTATGGTCGTCGGTCTCGCCCGCGCTGATCACCAACCAGGTGCTGACGAGCGAGGCGGCGCAGAGCCTGCCGAGCTTTGGCTTCGAGCGCGGCGCGATCCTGTCGGATGCCCGTTCGGTCGCGCAGGGGCGGCAGGACGCGGTGAGGCTGCCCGCCGCGGCGCCGCTGGTGAAGCCCTATGCCGACGCGAGCCACAAATATGCGTGGATCGGCATCGCCGCGATGCTGGCGCTGGCGCTGGCGGGCGGGCTTTATGCCTTTACGCGGATCAAACCCGATTTCCGGGCGCGGACGCGGGTCGAGCGGATCGTTATGGCGTTCCTGCTGCTCGCGTCGCTCGTCGCGATCCTGACGACCTTTGGCATCGTGCTCTCGCTGCTCTTTGAATCGATCCGCTTCTTCCGCCTCGTCTCGCCCGCCGAACTCTTGTTCGGAACGACATGGGCGCCGCAGAGCGGGGCGCCGCAGCCCGACACGTTCGGCGGCATCCCGCTGTTCTGGGGCACCGTCCTGATCGGGGCGATCATCGCGATGATCGTCGCGATCCCGATCGGGATGATGACCGCGGTCTACCTGACCCAATATGCCGCGCCGACGGTGCGCCGCTGGGTGAAGCCGATCCTCGAGATCCTCGCGGGGGTGCCGACCGTCGTATACGGCTATTTCGCCGCGCTGACGGTGGCGCCAGCGCTGCGCAATTTCGCGGTGATGCTGGGCATTCCCAACGCCTCGACCGAAAGCGCGCTGGCTGCGGGTATCGTGATGGGCGTTATGATCATCCCCTTCGTCTCCTCGATGGCCGACGACAGCATCAACGCGGTGCCGCAGGCGATGCGCGACGGCAGCCTCGCACTGGGCGCAACGCCGAACGAGACGATCCGCCAGGTGCTGATCCCCGCCGCGCTGCCCGGCGTGATGGGCGGCATCCTGCTCGCGGTCAGCCGCGCGATCGGCGAGACGATGATTGTGGTGATGGCGGCGGGCCTGTCCGCGAACATGACCGCCAACCCCTTCGCCAGCGTCACCACGGTGACCGCGCAGATCGTGAAATTGCTGACCGGCGATCAGGAGTTCGATAGCGCCAAGACGCTCGCCGCCTTCGCGCTCGGCCTCGTGCTGTTCATCGTCACGCTGCTGCTCAACATCGTCGCGCTGCGCATCGTCAAAAAGTATCGCGAAGCTTATGAATAGAGACACCGCCCCCACCGACTGGAAAGGCGCCGTGATGCAGAAGCGCATCGCGGGCCGCTACGCCGCCGAACGCCGCTTCAAGCTGATGGGGCTGGGCGCGGTGCTGCTCTCGGGCGCCTTCCTCGCCTTCCTGCTGTTCGTGATGGTCGGCAATGGCGCGCGCGGCTTTACCTATACGCATGTCGCGGTGCCGATCGATTTCAAGGCGACGCCGCTGACCGTCGACACGTCGCGGCTTGGCGATGCCGACGCCGATCAGGTGATCGCGAATGCGGGGCTGGCCGACATCGTCGCCTTTGCCGCCGACGAGGCGCTGGGCGACGGCGGGGCCGAGCTGATTTCGGAGAATGCGTGGAAGGAAGTGCGCAGCGAGATCAAGGCCGACCCCGAACTCCTGAACGGCAAGACGGTGTTCGAACTGCCGGCGTCTTCGGCGGTCGACATCATGGCGAAAGACGGCGCGCGCGGCGAACTGGGCGCGCGGGTCGATGCGCTGGAGCGTGACGGCAAGCTGGGGACCGGCATCCACTGGCCCTTCTTCAAGAACGCCGACGCGACCGATCCGGCGGTCGCGGGCATCTGGGGGGCGCTCAAGGGGTCGGTGCTGACGATCTTCATCGCCTTCCTGATTGCCTTTCCCACGGGGGTGCTCGCGGCGCTGTATCTCGAAGAATATGCGCCGAAGAACCGCTGGACCGACCTGATCGAGGTGTCGATCAACAATCTGGCCGCGGTGCCCTCGATCATCTTCGGCCTGCTCGCGCTCGCGGTGTTCATCAACTGGTTCGGGCTTTGCCAGGCGAGCCCGCTCGTCGGCGGGCTGACGCTCGCGCTGATGACGATGCCGGTGATCGTGATCGCCAGCCGCAACGCGATCAAGTCGGTGCCGCCGTCGATCCGCGATGCGGCGCTGGGCGTCGGCGCAAGTCCCGTGCAGGTGGTGTTCCACCATGTCCTGCCGCTCGCCCTGCCCGGCATCCTGACCGGCACGATCATCGGCATGGCGCGCGCGCTGGGCGAGACCGCGCCGCTGCTCCTCGTCGGGATGCGCGCCTTTATCGGCGACGTTCCGGGCGGCATCTGCTCGCCCTCGACCGTGCTGCCGATGCAGATCTTCCTCTGGTCGGACGAAGTCGACCGGGGCTTTGTCGAGAAAACCTCCGCCGCGATCATCGTGCTGCTTATCGTGCTGCTGTCGATGAACGCCTTTGCGATCTATCTTCGCAACAAATTCGAAAAACGCTGGTGATCATGACCCAAGAAGACCTGACCATTACCGACCCGAAGATGAAGGCGCACGGCGTCAACGTCTTCTATGGCGAGAAACAGGCGATCAACGACGTGTCGATCGACGTCGGCACCGACCTCGTCACCGCGTTCATCGGCCCCTCGGGCTGCGGCAAGTCGACCTTCCTGCGGTCGCTGAACCGCATGAACGACACGGTTGCGAGCGCGAAGGTGACCGGCCGGATCGAACTCGACGGCGAGGATATCTATGCGCCGTCGATGGACGTCGTCCAGCTGCGCGCGCGCGTCGGCATGGTGTTCCAGAAACCGAACCCCTTCCCCAAGTCGATCTATGACAATGTCGGTTACGGCCCGCGCATCCATGGCCTTGCGCCGTCGAAAGCCGACCTCGATGTCATCGTCGAACGCGCGCTGGTGCGCGCCGGCCTGTGGGACGAGGTCAAGGATCGCCTCCAGGAAAGCGGCACCGCCTTGTCGGGCGGCCAGCAGCAGCGCCTGTGCATCGCGCGCGCGATCGCGGTCGATCCCGAAGTCATCCTGATGGACGAGCCCTGCTCGGCGCTCGACCCGATCGCGACGGCAAAGATCGAGGAGCTGATCCACGAACTGCGCGGCAAATATGCTATCGTGATCGTGACGCACAACATGCAACAGGCGGCCCGCGTGTCGCAGCGCACCGCCTTTTTCCACCTCGGGACGTTGGTCGAATATGGCAAGACCACCGACATCTTCACCAACCCGAAGCAAGAACGCACCAAGGACTATATCACCGGCCGTTACGGTTGATCCGTAGCGCAACAGGACAGTGAAGATGGCACTAACGAACGATCATACGGTCAAAGCCTTCGACGAAGACCTCAACCGCCTGCGCGGGCTGATCAGCGAAATGGGCGGCCGTGCCGAACAGGCGCTGCTGCAGGCGATGGCGGCGCTCCACAAGGGCGACCTCGACCTCGCTGCCCAGGTGGTGCGCGACGACAAGAAGATCGACGCGCTGGAGGCCGAGGTCGAACAGCTGGCGGTGCAGACGATCGCGCTGCGCGCGCCGATGGCCGATGACCTGCGCGAAATGATCGCGGCACTGAAAATCGTGTCGGTGGTCGAACGGATCGGCGACTATGGCAAGAACATTGCCAAGCGCGTCGCGCTGATGGACCAGACGCGGGCGATCGAGGCGATCCCGCTGCTGATGTCGATGTCGAACATCGTCGCCGAACTGATCCATGATGCGCTCGACAGCTTCGCCGCGCGCGATGCCGAACTGGCGATCCGCGTCACCGTCCGCGACAAGAATGTCGACGATTTCTACAACAGCATCTTTCGCACGCTCGTCACCTTCATGATGGAAAATCCGAAATATATTTCGGAAAGCGCGCACCTGCTGTTCGTCGCCAAGAACCTCGAGCGCATGGGCGACCATGCGACGAACATCGCCGAGATGGTCTATTATGTCGTGACCGGCGAGCGGATGGAGGAACGCGAGCGCGGCGAACAGCCCGAAGATGGCGCCGCGGAGCAGGAGCAAGGCTGATGCCGCAGCCCGACCTGCTGCTCATCGAGGATGACGAGGCAATCGCCGAGCTCATCGTCTGGCATTTCGCACGCGAAGGTTTTTCGGTCCGGCAGACGCCCGACGGCGAACAGGCGCTCGTCCTGGTCGAGGAACGCGTGCCCGACATCGTCTTGCTCGACTGGATGATCGAAAGCCTGCCCGGCATCGAGGTTTGCCGGCGCCTGCGCCGCAACCCGAAATCGGCGAACGTCCCGATCATCATGCTCACCGCGCGCGGCGAGGAAGAGGATCGCATTCGCGGGCTCGAGACCGGCGCCGACGATTATGTCACCAAGCCGTTCAGCCCGCGCGAACTGGTCGCACGCGTGTCGGCGGTGCTCCGCCGCCTGCGCCCCGCGCTCGCGGGCGAGATGCTGACCTATGCTGACATCGAACTCGACTCGGTCGCACACAAGGTGGTGCGCGCGGGGCAGATCGTCGCGATGGGGCCGACCGAGTTCCGCCTGCTGCGTCATTTCATGGAGCATCCGGGCCGCGTCTTTTCGCGCGGGCAATTGCTCGACAGCGTGTGGGGGCAGGACAGCGACATCGAACTGCGCACGGTCGACGTCCATATCCGGCGTTTGCGCAAGGCGATCAACCTGCCGGGCACCAGCGACATCATCCGTACCGTGCGCTCGGCGGGTTACGCGCTGGATGCGGGGAAGAGCGTTTAAGCCGCGGGCGATCGGTATGGGCGGTTTCGACCGATTGCCGACATTGATCCTCCCTGTGGCGAAGCCATGGGGAGGTGGCAGCGCGAAGCGCTGACGGAGGGGGCTGATGGCGCGACGTCGCTGCCCCTCCACCACTCCCCTTCCCATCGCTGCACGACAGGGAGGATATTGCCTTCCGCGTCACGCCGGACTTGATCCGGGGTCCATGACTTCAGCGCCGCCGTGGATCCCGGATCAAGTCCGGGATGACGAAGTGGGGTGAGCGACCGTCCGCTTCCACCCCAAACCGACCTCTTCAGAACACGATCTGCGCGCGCGCGCCGACGCTGTCGACGCCATAATCGCGGTCGCCGCCGGCGGGGATGACCGCATCGTGATATTGCAGCCGTGCATAATTGACCATGAAACGCACATAATCGATCGGCGTCCAGATCAGCGACGCCATATAGCCGTCCTGCTGCCCGCCGACGATACCCGCGTCGTTGAGGTCGAGATGGTCGTAGCGCAGGTTGATCTGCCACGCACCCATCCCGCCGTCGCTGACCGGGTTCTTGACGTGGATTTCCTTGAACATGCCGTCCTTGTAGGCGCGCGTGTCGTCGGTCAGGAACAGCCCGGCCTCCACCGAACCGCCGAAGAATTGCGGATCTGCCAGGCCCGGACGATCGACCGACTGCCAGAAGGCTTCCGCCGCGCCGTGCAGGCGCCCGCGGATGAACGCCGCCTCGGCGCCGAAGCCGGTTTCCGCCTCGGCGTCCATATTGGGGGTAGCGATGAAGCGAATGTCGGCGCTGTGGACCAGCGGCCGCTGGCGGTAACGCACCGTGGGCACGGTATCGCCGAGCTTGCGCCAGTGCGCCGAGCCGCCGAAGTGCAGCTGGGTCTTGCCCGCCTTGGGCGCGTAGACGATGCGGCCGTCAAAGCTATACCCGTCGTTCCCGCTATCGAGCGCGGTGAAATTGTCGGTGAAGACGCCGCCCTGCAACAGCAGCGCGCCGGTCGAATATTCGGCCGAAACACCCGCACGCCGGATGAAGTTGAAGGCGTCGGTAAAGGCGGCGCGCTCGATGAAGCTGGTGTCGTTGCTGCTCGACAATTCCTCGAGCCCCTGGAAGGTGTTGTGCTGCCCCACGGTCAGCTTCAGCGGCCCGTCCTGATAAGTCATGAACGCGTCGAGCAGCACGACATCGCTTTCGGCGAAATCGGCCTCGACCTTATAACCGAAGCCGCCGGGGATCGTCCCGCCGAAGCCCATGCGGATGCGGCGCAATTCGCTAGAAAAGCCGAGCGCGGGGTCGGCGATCGCGCCCGGTGCGCCGACGTGCACGGCATCGACCTGGACCCGCCCGCGCGGCTTGAAGCTCCAGCCGTCGGCGGTCTTGATCTCGGGCGCGCCCTTCCATTTGATCTGCGTCGCCGAAGCTTGGGGGGCGGGCGTCGAAGCCGGTGCCGGAGCCGATGTCGCGACGGGCGGAGGCGATGTCTGGTCGAGGCGCGTTTCGAGCGTTTCGACCTTGGCGCGAAGCGCCGCCAGCTCGGCGCGCAACGCGGCCGCCTCCTCGGCGCTCATCGCCTGGGCATGCGCCGTCGCCGGCAGGCTGAACATCGACGTCGCCAACAGGGCGGCGACAAGGGCGTGGCGCATGAACGAAAGCTCCATTGCGAAAAGGTGACTGTCCGATGGCGCTATTATTGCTGATATATGACAATCCAGCGTCACTGACATGACAATTTGGTTGCAAACGATGTTTTTCCGTGGCGCGCATCCCCCTTGCCTGTCCGTGATGAACAGCTAAGGACGGTCGCGTTTTTATTGGCAACTTTTCAGCCTATTCCGGGAGACCATCATGACGATCAAATTTGACGGCCGCGTTGCCATTGTCACAGGCGCCGGCGGCGGCCTGGGCCGCGCCTATGCGCTGGAACTTGCGCGGCGCGGCGCGAAAGTGGTGGTCAACGATCTCGGCGGTTCGCGCGACGGGACGGGTCATTCGGATGCCGCGCTTCAGGTCGTCGAGGAAATCCGTAGCGAGGGCGGCACCGCGATCTCGAACGGCGGCAGCGTCACCGAATATGAGCAGATGGTCGAGATGGTCGCACGCGCGAAGGAAGAATGGGGCGGCGTCCATGTCCTGATCAACAACGCCGGCATCCTGCGCGACAAGAGCTTCGCCAAGATGGAGCCCGCCGATTTCGACCTGGTGCTGAAGGTTCATGTGTCGGGCAGCGCCAATGTCACCAAGGCGTGCTGGGAAACGATGCGCGAGCAGGCCTATGGCCGCATCCTGATGACCGCTTCGTCGACGGGCCTTTACGGCAATTTCGGCCAGGCCAATTACGGCGCGGCGAAGCTGGGCCTCGCGGGGCTGACCAAGACGCTCCACCTCGAAGGCGCGAAATATAATATCCGCTGCAACACGATCGCGCCGGTCGCGGGCACGCGGATGACCGAGGACATCTTCCCTGCCGAACTGTTCGAGAAATTCACGCCCGAGAACGTCGTCCCGGCCGCGCTTT
This genomic interval from Sphingopyxis chilensis contains the following:
- a CDS encoding putative quinol monooxygenase translates to MILITGHVILTPEHRERMIALGAGHSARSRGEAGCLGHRCHVDVEQPDRLVFIEEWADIAAVRAHFALPASAAFVTEMRALSPQPPVIRIYAAQDITAKLMG
- a CDS encoding substrate-binding domain-containing protein, encoding MLQKFALKALGIAGAATCALALSACQDQASSGGGARDYISAVGSSTVYPFATAVGEKFAEATGNKTPKIDSTGTGGGFERFCAGVGGDTADISNASRRIKKSEFDTCQKNGVQDIVEIQIGIDGIALGEASRGPGFKLTEEDVYKALAANPYGKPNTAKTWKDVNPALPAVAISVFGPPSTSGTYDAFKELILGTGCDANPEMKALKASDKDKHEATCTTLRGSPYYVEQGENDNLIISKLDKNPTSLGIFGFSYLDANKDKIKAVPIQGVSPTYAAIADGSYPGSRPLFIYIKKAHVGVVPGLAEYVAEFLKGAGEGGYLAAKGLIVSPKDVADKAAANGTGMTVLDGSELK
- the pstC gene encoding phosphate ABC transporter permease subunit PstC gives rise to the protein MAGRQRSNLLASRAGTKLHSRPQYHGWYVALWLFAPAALFLAVWSSVSPALITNQVLTSEAAQSLPSFGFERGAILSDARSVAQGRQDAVRLPAAAPLVKPYADASHKYAWIGIAAMLALALAGGLYAFTRIKPDFRARTRVERIVMAFLLLASLVAILTTFGIVLSLLFESIRFFRLVSPAELLFGTTWAPQSGAPQPDTFGGIPLFWGTVLIGAIIAMIVAIPIGMMTAVYLTQYAAPTVRRWVKPILEILAGVPTVVYGYFAALTVAPALRNFAVMLGIPNASTESALAAGIVMGVMIIPFVSSMADDSINAVPQAMRDGSLALGATPNETIRQVLIPAALPGVMGGILLAVSRAIGETMIVVMAAGLSANMTANPFASVTTVTAQIVKLLTGDQEFDSAKTLAAFALGLVLFIVTLLLNIVALRIVKKYREAYE
- the pstA gene encoding phosphate ABC transporter permease PstA — encoded protein: MNRDTAPTDWKGAVMQKRIAGRYAAERRFKLMGLGAVLLSGAFLAFLLFVMVGNGARGFTYTHVAVPIDFKATPLTVDTSRLGDADADQVIANAGLADIVAFAADEALGDGGAELISENAWKEVRSEIKADPELLNGKTVFELPASSAVDIMAKDGARGELGARVDALERDGKLGTGIHWPFFKNADATDPAVAGIWGALKGSVLTIFIAFLIAFPTGVLAALYLEEYAPKNRWTDLIEVSINNLAAVPSIIFGLLALAVFINWFGLCQASPLVGGLTLALMTMPVIVIASRNAIKSVPPSIRDAALGVGASPVQVVFHHVLPLALPGILTGTIIGMARALGETAPLLLVGMRAFIGDVPGGICSPSTVLPMQIFLWSDEVDRGFVEKTSAAIIVLLIVLLSMNAFAIYLRNKFEKRW
- the pstB gene encoding phosphate ABC transporter ATP-binding protein PstB, with the translated sequence MTQEDLTITDPKMKAHGVNVFYGEKQAINDVSIDVGTDLVTAFIGPSGCGKSTFLRSLNRMNDTVASAKVTGRIELDGEDIYAPSMDVVQLRARVGMVFQKPNPFPKSIYDNVGYGPRIHGLAPSKADLDVIVERALVRAGLWDEVKDRLQESGTALSGGQQQRLCIARAIAVDPEVILMDEPCSALDPIATAKIEELIHELRGKYAIVIVTHNMQQAARVSQRTAFFHLGTLVEYGKTTDIFTNPKQERTKDYITGRYG
- the phoU gene encoding phosphate signaling complex protein PhoU; this translates as MALTNDHTVKAFDEDLNRLRGLISEMGGRAEQALLQAMAALHKGDLDLAAQVVRDDKKIDALEAEVEQLAVQTIALRAPMADDLREMIAALKIVSVVERIGDYGKNIAKRVALMDQTRAIEAIPLLMSMSNIVAELIHDALDSFAARDAELAIRVTVRDKNVDDFYNSIFRTLVTFMMENPKYISESAHLLFVAKNLERMGDHATNIAEMVYYVVTGERMEERERGEQPEDGAAEQEQG
- the phoB gene encoding phosphate regulon transcriptional regulator PhoB, giving the protein MPQPDLLLIEDDEAIAELIVWHFAREGFSVRQTPDGEQALVLVEERVPDIVLLDWMIESLPGIEVCRRLRRNPKSANVPIIMLTARGEEEDRIRGLETGADDYVTKPFSPRELVARVSAVLRRLRPALAGEMLTYADIELDSVAHKVVRAGQIVAMGPTEFRLLRHFMEHPGRVFSRGQLLDSVWGQDSDIELRTVDVHIRRLRKAINLPGTSDIIRTVRSAGYALDAGKSV
- a CDS encoding OprO/OprP family phosphate-selective porin, with amino-acid sequence MRHALVAALLATSMFSLPATAHAQAMSAEEAAALRAELAALRAKVETLETRLDQTSPPPVATSAPAPASTPAPQASATQIKWKGAPEIKTADGWSFKPRGRVQVDAVHVGAPGAIADPALGFSSELRRIRMGFGGTIPGGFGYKVEADFAESDVVLLDAFMTYQDGPLKLTVGQHNTFQGLEELSSSNDTSFIERAAFTDAFNFIRRAGVSAEYSTGALLLQGGVFTDNFTALDSGNDGYSFDGRIVYAPKAGKTQLHFGGSAHWRKLGDTVPTVRYRQRPLVHSADIRFIATPNMDAEAETGFGAEAAFIRGRLHGAAEAFWQSVDRPGLADPQFFGGSVEAGLFLTDDTRAYKDGMFKEIHVKNPVSDGGMGAWQINLRYDHLDLNDAGIVGGQQDGYMASLIWTPIDYVRFMVNYARLQYHDAVIPAGGDRDYGVDSVGARAQIVF
- a CDS encoding SDR family oxidoreductase, coding for MTIKFDGRVAIVTGAGGGLGRAYALELARRGAKVVVNDLGGSRDGTGHSDAALQVVEEIRSEGGTAISNGGSVTEYEQMVEMVARAKEEWGGVHVLINNAGILRDKSFAKMEPADFDLVLKVHVSGSANVTKACWETMREQAYGRILMTASSTGLYGNFGQANYGAAKLGLAGLTKTLHLEGAKYNIRCNTIAPVAGTRMTEDIFPAELFEKFTPENVVPAALYLVSEDAPTNMIVGAGAGAFHAAYVTMTPGVALPEGERTPEGVAAAWEKIIDRNGETVPQSGSEQSMNVMKALMALG